A region from the Tahibacter amnicola genome encodes:
- a CDS encoding pilus assembly protein PilP — protein MSLARNRLFSAALGAFAIAIIFDARASRWVGALEQFDIVDLAVVSVHCRRVNDCYANVLDPNGFVHHLSPGEFIGRNQGKVNKIEKCAIHFVELYKNSDGVWYEKENELRFSDEYRPAGCP, from the coding sequence ATGAGCTTAGCCAGGAATAGATTGTTCAGTGCAGCACTGGGCGCTTTCGCTATTGCGATAATCTTCGATGCAAGAGCGAGCCGATGGGTGGGTGCATTGGAGCAGTTTGATATCGTGGACCTCGCCGTTGTGTCAGTTCATTGCAGGCGAGTCAACGATTGCTATGCAAACGTATTGGATCCAAACGGATTTGTTCACCATTTGTCACCAGGTGAATTTATTGGTCGGAATCAGGGCAAGGTAAATAAGATAGAAAAATGCGCAATTCATTTCGTGGAACTATATAAAAATAGCGATGGCGTGTGGTACGAAAAAGAAAATGAGTTGCGTTTTTCGGATGAGTATCGCCCGGCTGGCTGCCCTTGA
- a CDS encoding helix-turn-helix domain-containing protein yields MPRLTLTKDQRDELDAVMRKRKSSAALVRRARCVLLWADGERRVDIRDKLACNDGFVSRWIAMYESDGIAGLVSFHPGRTPRQPVAELDARVLDRTLKHLPRDGSTHWTSRKLAAELKDISFSTVQRIWRKHGVRPHRLDVHMVSNDPDFEAKAADVIGLYLNPPAHAAVVSVRQDHLPPQCRTAEDHTTGCHR; encoded by the coding sequence ATGCCTCGACTGACATTGACGAAAGATCAACGCGACGAACTCGACGCAGTTATGCGCAAGCGAAAGAGCAGTGCTGCGCTGGTTCGACGAGCGCGCTGCGTATTGCTTTGGGCGGACGGCGAGCGACGAGTCGACATCCGCGACAAGTTGGCTTGCAATGACGGCTTTGTATCGCGCTGGATAGCGATGTATGAGTCGGACGGGATTGCGGGGTTGGTGTCATTTCACCCTGGCCGAACACCTCGACAACCGGTGGCCGAGCTTGATGCGCGAGTGTTGGATCGCACGCTCAAGCATCTGCCGCGCGATGGGTCCACGCATTGGACGAGTCGCAAACTTGCCGCGGAGTTGAAGGATATTTCGTTCTCTACGGTGCAGCGCATCTGGCGCAAACACGGTGTGCGCCCTCATCGTCTGGATGTTCATATGGTATCGAACGATCCGGACTTTGAAGCCAAAGCGGCAGACGTGATCGGCTTGTATCTGAATCCACCGGCACACGCCGCCGTCGTAAGCGTTCGGCAAGACCACCTTCCGCCGCAATGCCGTACCGCAGAAGATCACACCACCGGCTGCCACCGATGA
- the tnpC gene encoding IS66 family transposase encodes MSIDTPATDDLQAQLRAALAALAERDTQIAARDALLSQRDAQIIEMATVGAYREARIKTLESQLAEMNRRLFGRRSEQLDPAQRLLFEEAFNEDVAAIKAELETLKASPSPSSAPRQPKRLPLPEHLPRVEVRHEPASCACAACGGTLTPMGEDVSEQLDCEPAKFFVRRHVYPKYACRACDTVTATPSVPNIIERGRFAPAFIAHLLVGKYADHVPFYRQQQIYARSGIELARSTMTDTSGAVGVALMPLVAAMKADLLGRGVIHADETPLAMLDPGAGKTARAYLFAYTSAHGPPITIFDFCTSRSGENARRFLGPFRGHLVVDDYSGYKALFGDTVTEVGCWAHIRRRFFELHAAKSSAHAEPALRYIAELYRIEAQAKGLDPPERQALRQQHARPILDAFQQWISEVSAIALPNSGLAKELAHTRKRWPALIRYVDDGTLPIDNNPVERSIRPIALGRKNWMFAGSKMAGERAAAIMSLIATAKQNGHEPFAYLKDVLTRLPTHPNSRIAELLPHRWQPVV; translated from the coding sequence ATGAGCATCGACACGCCGGCCACGGACGATCTGCAAGCGCAATTGCGCGCGGCGTTGGCGGCATTGGCAGAACGCGACACTCAGATTGCCGCACGAGATGCTCTGCTGTCGCAGCGCGATGCTCAGATCATCGAGATGGCCACGGTTGGTGCGTATCGCGAAGCGCGCATCAAGACGCTGGAGTCGCAACTGGCGGAGATGAATCGCCGACTGTTCGGCCGCCGTTCCGAACAACTGGATCCGGCGCAGCGTCTGTTGTTTGAAGAGGCGTTTAACGAAGATGTCGCGGCGATCAAGGCGGAGCTGGAGACACTCAAGGCTTCGCCGTCACCATCGTCGGCGCCTCGCCAGCCCAAGCGTTTGCCATTACCGGAGCATCTGCCCCGCGTCGAAGTCCGCCATGAACCGGCTTCGTGCGCCTGCGCGGCCTGTGGCGGCACGCTGACGCCGATGGGCGAAGATGTGAGCGAGCAACTCGACTGCGAACCCGCGAAGTTCTTCGTTCGCCGGCACGTTTATCCGAAGTACGCCTGCCGTGCGTGCGACACCGTGACCGCCACGCCCAGTGTGCCGAACATCATTGAACGCGGACGGTTCGCGCCGGCGTTCATCGCGCACTTGCTGGTCGGCAAGTATGCCGACCATGTGCCGTTCTACCGGCAGCAGCAGATCTACGCACGCAGTGGCATCGAGCTGGCACGCTCCACCATGACGGATACGTCGGGCGCCGTCGGCGTGGCGCTGATGCCACTGGTGGCGGCAATGAAAGCGGATCTGCTGGGTCGGGGTGTGATCCACGCAGACGAAACGCCGCTCGCCATGCTGGATCCAGGCGCTGGCAAGACGGCTCGTGCGTACTTGTTTGCCTACACCTCGGCCCACGGTCCGCCGATCACCATCTTCGACTTCTGCACGAGCCGCAGTGGCGAGAACGCCCGGCGCTTCCTTGGCCCGTTCCGCGGTCACCTCGTCGTGGACGACTACAGCGGGTACAAGGCGCTCTTCGGCGATACCGTGACCGAAGTCGGTTGCTGGGCGCATATCCGTCGACGGTTCTTTGAGTTGCATGCCGCGAAGTCCAGCGCGCATGCCGAGCCCGCGCTGCGCTACATCGCCGAGCTTTACCGCATCGAAGCGCAGGCCAAGGGGTTGGATCCACCCGAGCGACAAGCGCTTCGACAGCAGCATGCACGCCCCATCCTCGATGCCTTCCAGCAATGGATCAGCGAGGTCTCCGCCATTGCCTTGCCCAACAGCGGCCTGGCCAAAGAGCTCGCGCACACCCGCAAACGCTGGCCCGCGCTAATCCGCTACGTCGATGACGGAACACTTCCGATCGACAATAACCCCGTTGAGCGCTCGATCAGGCCCATAGCGCTCGGTCGCAAGAACTGGATGTTCGCTGGATCCAAGATGGCCGGCGAACGCGCCGCCGCCATCATGAGCCTCATCGCCACCGCCAAGCAGAACGGCCACGAACCGTTCGCTTACCTCAAGGATGTGCTGACCCGCCTGCCAACCCATCCCAACAGCCGTATCGCCGAGCTACTGCCTCATCGGTGGCAGCCGGTGGTGTGA
- the tnpB gene encoding IS66 family insertion sequence element accessory protein TnpB (TnpB, as the term is used for proteins encoded by IS66 family insertion elements, is considered an accessory protein, since TnpC, encoded by a neighboring gene, is a DDE family transposase.), with translation MLSPTAWWIAIEPVDLRCGMDRLLATIAIQFGHDGAAGGAYVFRNRSGTRIKVVCADGSGVWMCVRRLREGRFVWPRSTDRVCEIDAQSFAWLCTGVDWHRLSARPLVGALV, from the coding sequence ATGCTGAGCCCGACGGCCTGGTGGATCGCGATCGAGCCGGTCGATCTTCGGTGTGGCATGGATCGCTTGCTGGCAACGATCGCGATTCAGTTTGGCCACGACGGTGCCGCCGGCGGGGCCTACGTCTTTCGCAATCGCAGTGGCACGCGCATCAAGGTCGTGTGCGCTGATGGCAGCGGCGTGTGGATGTGCGTGCGACGACTCAGAGAGGGGCGATTCGTCTGGCCGCGCAGTACCGATCGCGTTTGCGAGATCGATGCGCAATCGTTCGCGTGGTTATGCACGGGCGTTGATTGGCATCGATTAAGCGCCAGACCGCTGGTCGGCGCGCTGGTATAA
- the tnpA gene encoding IS66 family insertion sequence element accessory protein TnpA codes for MQSAKTKQFWQRHVDGWRSSGLTQKQYSQKHGVNALTLAQWSHRLKRDRTEVPGRALVPVRVVGEVSPATIQVQHDAWRISVPVGTDTHWLATLMREIVAC; via the coding sequence ATGCAATCGGCAAAGACGAAACAGTTCTGGCAGCGCCACGTTGACGGCTGGAGATCAAGCGGCCTGACGCAGAAGCAGTACAGTCAGAAGCACGGCGTCAACGCACTGACGTTGGCACAGTGGAGCCACCGGCTCAAGCGTGATCGCACCGAAGTACCTGGTCGCGCGCTGGTGCCAGTCCGGGTTGTCGGCGAAGTTTCGCCTGCGACGATTCAGGTGCAGCATGATGCGTGGCGCATTTCGGTGCCGGTTGGGACGGATACGCATTGGTTAGCCACGCTGATGCGCGAGATCGTGGCATGCTGA
- a CDS encoding pilus assembly protein PilP, whose protein sequence is MMACSETLLIAGLLVFPIVGISNCIADDGRYSQRVGGPELTFQVPVGFAQCEIYGVEGNQLQWSKSSSTVSYERVWRSDWEDAPTSGRNFCTQKLARADVKFAFSESEAVTGVAWRVTLRMRSPDSSPGYDYVSVFGEDQNEVCEVAAGILDSYSYSNLVTRIDIDHIPEDAGYVVLINHDGQVRAAVVGEVVARNGGRVVEISKRFVKIAELRPDESGGYSYFYTKLNWDPERRKHSRNLRKTD, encoded by the coding sequence ATGATGGCTTGTTCGGAAACACTATTGATCGCGGGATTGTTGGTTTTTCCCATTGTTGGGATCTCGAATTGCATCGCGGACGATGGGCGGTACTCACAGCGTGTAGGCGGTCCTGAGCTCACATTTCAGGTGCCGGTCGGGTTTGCGCAGTGTGAGATTTACGGTGTGGAGGGCAATCAACTGCAATGGTCAAAATCGTCGTCGACTGTTTCATATGAGCGAGTTTGGAGGTCAGACTGGGAAGACGCCCCGACCAGCGGTAGAAACTTCTGTACTCAGAAGCTTGCTCGCGCTGATGTGAAGTTCGCCTTCAGCGAGAGTGAGGCCGTGACTGGAGTAGCGTGGAGGGTAACGCTCCGAATGCGATCTCCAGATTCCTCACCGGGTTATGACTACGTGAGCGTATTCGGCGAAGATCAGAACGAAGTCTGCGAGGTTGCAGCGGGGATCCTGGACAGCTACTCGTATTCGAACCTTGTTACTCGCATCGACATTGACCATATTCCTGAGGATGCTGGTTACGTTGTGCTGATCAACCATGACGGCCAAGTGCGTGCGGCAGTCGTAGGGGAGGTCGTGGCGAGGAATGGCGGTCGGGTCGTCGAGATTAGCAAGCGATTCGTGAAAATTGCGGAGCTTAGGCCAGACGAATCGGGCGGGTATTCTTATTTTTATACGAAACTCAATTGGGATCCGGAGCGCAGGAAGCATTCCAGAAATCTAAGGAAGACGGACTAG
- a CDS encoding RHS repeat-associated core domain-containing protein: protein MHYVYGAGGQLLRSGTSEAPSSVEYLYLDEIPVAQLDLTGINYLETDHLGTPRVAASAASNAQTWRWDFLTTAFGEHPPVEGSTSVSLRYPGQVFDSESGLHYNYFRNYDPTVGRYVESDPIGLRDGVSTYSYVRGRPSTLVDTLGLFSIQQKCPECSDTWHANLDKDIANSCVVGTARIKEDSLRKCVELRCKTGKVKVHCKAPYPGYYDCPDPKKDPDKPYEHDVINISAYDLATDKPTTGLGESAIHEWAHSCNWGHVDTGLGVPARKKSVDPEASQDQRCRPSLPMGEFL, encoded by the coding sequence ATGCACTATGTCTACGGAGCAGGCGGACAGTTGCTTCGAAGTGGGACCAGCGAAGCACCGTCTTCCGTAGAATATCTGTATCTCGACGAGATTCCTGTTGCCCAGTTGGATTTGACAGGGATTAACTATTTGGAAACAGATCACCTTGGCACACCGCGAGTGGCGGCCTCTGCCGCGTCTAATGCACAGACATGGCGATGGGATTTTCTGACCACGGCATTCGGCGAACATCCCCCGGTGGAGGGAAGCACGTCGGTCTCCCTCCGCTATCCTGGTCAAGTGTTTGATTCGGAAAGTGGGCTGCACTACAACTATTTCCGTAACTATGACCCGACGGTTGGCCGGTATGTAGAGAGCGATCCGATTGGGTTGAGAGATGGTGTGTCGACGTATAGTTACGTTAGGGGGCGTCCTTCGACGCTTGTCGATACGCTCGGACTATTCAGTATTCAACAAAAATGCCCTGAATGTAGCGACACATGGCACGCAAATCTTGATAAGGACATCGCCAATAGCTGCGTTGTCGGTACCGCCCGTATTAAAGAAGACTCTCTGAGGAAATGCGTAGAGTTGCGTTGCAAAACAGGCAAAGTGAAGGTTCATTGCAAGGCACCATATCCTGGATACTACGACTGCCCCGATCCCAAGAAGGATCCGGACAAGCCATATGAGCACGATGTGATCAATATTTCCGCCTATGACTTAGCTACGGATAAACCTACTACCGGACTCGGAGAGTCGGCCATACATGAGTGGGCGCATTCGTGCAATTGGGGGCACGTCGATACGGGATTGGGCGTCCCCGCCAGGAAGAAGAGTGTTGATCCAGAGGCATCACAAGACCAGCGATGTCGCCCGTCGCTGCCAATGGGAGAGTTTCTATGA
- a CDS encoding DDE-type integrase/transposase/recombinase, whose translation MIEEAWCSGTGLRLKQVLAHMGIAASSWYHRPAAEQKRPGPAPRPLDEGLKAVVLAFAHRYPWWGYKRLAIVMRRAGEVVSKKFVYAVFKAEKLLQRRRATSAELHQSAKLFDLLPTRPNALWQADVTYLHIPGHGWWYAVTVIDYYSRYLLALHLTSSYSAPQINRAIDLAMEEAQRIHGKLEQTPFLVTDNGSSFLAKRFQSHIKGQFSHVRTRYRTPQQLGLLERFHQTLKREEVYWQLYDSPQDAREKLSQFHVRYNTIRPHWALMPAAGGDELTPHDVYAQNQAVVLPKWQGWAKAARKKLDEALAHDASLKLAA comes from the coding sequence ATGATCGAAGAGGCATGGTGCAGTGGCACTGGGCTGCGGCTCAAGCAGGTGCTTGCGCACATGGGTATCGCGGCGTCGAGTTGGTATCACCGGCCGGCTGCCGAGCAGAAGCGGCCGGGGCCGGCCCCCAGGCCACTGGATGAGGGGCTCAAGGCGGTGGTTCTTGCGTTCGCCCACCGCTATCCGTGGTGGGGTTACAAGCGTCTGGCGATCGTCATGCGTCGAGCTGGGGAGGTTGTCAGCAAGAAGTTCGTCTATGCGGTGTTCAAGGCGGAGAAACTGCTGCAGCGGCGTCGCGCGACATCTGCAGAGCTGCACCAGAGCGCAAAGCTGTTCGACCTGTTGCCTACGCGTCCCAATGCGTTGTGGCAAGCCGATGTGACCTACCTGCACATACCTGGTCACGGCTGGTGGTATGCCGTGACAGTCATCGACTATTACAGCCGCTACCTGCTGGCGCTGCATTTGACATCGAGCTATTCGGCACCCCAGATCAATCGCGCCATCGATCTTGCCATGGAGGAAGCGCAACGCATTCACGGCAAACTGGAGCAGACGCCCTTTCTGGTTACCGACAACGGGAGTAGTTTTCTGGCGAAGCGATTCCAGTCGCACATCAAAGGCCAGTTCTCACACGTACGAACGCGCTACCGGACGCCTCAGCAATTGGGGTTGCTGGAACGTTTCCATCAAACGCTAAAACGTGAAGAGGTATACTGGCAGTTATACGATTCACCGCAAGATGCTCGGGAGAAGCTGAGCCAGTTCCACGTCCGCTACAACACAATCCGACCACACTGGGCATTGATGCCTGCCGCCGGAGGAGATGAACTGACTCCACACGATGTATACGCCCAGAACCAAGCTGTGGTGTTGCCGAAATGGCAAGGTTGGGCGAAGGCGGCGCGAAAGAAGCTAGACGAAGCGCTGGCTCATGATGCATCGTTGAAGCTGGCCGCCTGA
- a CDS encoding helix-turn-helix domain-containing protein: MLRKEEPATQLARRYGISEQTLYRWRDEFISGGQARLSGKGGTEPGAGKELEKLQREIESREQVIGELTFANRILKKLMGPSL, translated from the coding sequence TTGTTGCGCAAGGAGGAGCCGGCGACGCAACTGGCGCGGCGGTATGGGATTAGCGAGCAGACGCTGTACCGATGGCGGGATGAGTTCATTTCGGGCGGCCAGGCGCGGCTGTCGGGAAAGGGCGGTACGGAGCCGGGGGCGGGCAAGGAGCTGGAGAAGTTGCAGCGTGAGATTGAGTCGCGTGAGCAGGTGATTGGTGAGTTGACGTTCGCCAACCGCATTCTAAAAAAGCTCATGGGCCCGTCGCTCTGA
- a CDS encoding IS3 family transposase (programmed frameshift), which translates to MKRTRRKHSAEFKAKVALATLKGDRTLPELAKRFDVHPNQITQWKAQLLEKAAEAFGGSQEREPTPTVDVKALQAKIGQLTMENDFLGRRARSSGRCERQAMIDRDHVLPVSRQAEILDLSRSSVYYLPRSTSPADLVLMRRIDELHLEHPFAGARMLRDLLRQEGHVAGRRHIATLMRKMGIAALYQAPRTSTANPAHRIYPYLLRALRVDRPNQVWSTDISYIPMAKGFIYLCAVIDWYTRRVLAWRLSNTMTTDFCIDALQEALDLHGKPEIFNTDQGSQFTSESFTGLLQQNGIQISMDGKGAWRDNVFVERLWRTVKYEEVYLHAYESIAQATQRLTRYFTFYNQRRPHSALDGRTPDDAYFTALPQKKAA; encoded by the exons ATGAAACGTACCCGCCGGAAGCACTCGGCAGAGTTCAAAGCCAAGGTGGCGCTGGCGACCTTGAAGGGGGACCGGACGCTGCCCGAGTTGGCCAAGCGATTTGACGTCCACCCGAATCAGATCACGCAGTGGAAGGCGCAGCTGCTGGAGAAGGCCGCAGAGGCCTTTGGCGGCTCGCAGGAGCGAGAACCCACACCAACCGTGGATGTGAAGGCCCTGCAAGCCAAGATCGGCCAGCTGACGATGGAGAACGATTTTTTGG GCCGTCGCGCTCGGTCGTCTGGACGATGCGAGCGCCAAGCGATGATCGATCGCGATCATGTCCTGCCGGTGAGCCGACAGGCGGAAATACTGGACCTATCGCGATCGAGCGTGTACTACCTGCCGCGATCGACGTCGCCTGCCGACCTGGTGTTGATGCGCCGGATCGATGAGCTTCACTTGGAGCACCCGTTCGCCGGTGCGCGCATGCTGCGTGATCTGCTGCGGCAAGAGGGTCATGTCGCGGGACGACGGCACATTGCCACGCTGATGCGCAAGATGGGCATAGCAGCGCTCTACCAGGCTCCCCGTACGAGCACGGCCAATCCGGCACATCGAATCTATCCATATTTGCTGCGCGCATTGAGGGTTGATCGTCCCAATCAGGTCTGGTCGACGGACATCAGCTACATTCCAATGGCAAAGGGATTTATATACCTTTGTGCAGTAATTGACTGGTACACGCGCCGGGTCTTGGCGTGGCGATTGTCCAACACGATGACGACTGACTTCTGCATCGATGCGCTGCAGGAAGCGCTTGATCTACACGGCAAGCCGGAGATCTTCAACACAGACCAGGGAAGCCAGTTCACCAGCGAATCCTTCACCGGTCTGTTACAGCAAAACGGCATCCAGATCAGCATGGACGGCAAAGGCGCATGGCGTGACAACGTCTTCGTCGAGCGACTCTGGCGAACGGTCAAATATGAAGAGGTATACTTACATGCCTACGAATCGATCGCCCAGGCAACGCAGCGTTTGACCCGATACTTCACGTTCTATAATCAACGCCGACCGCACAGTGCTCTTGACGGACGCACGCCGGACGACGCCTACTTCACTGCGCTGCCGCAAAAGAAGGCCGCGTAA
- a CDS encoding DUF6531 domain-containing protein, whose product MRPSLQTSSFRGLFRLSLGMLSLRRTYNSFGAPDKLASYWSMGLAWRHNFDVRLTDSGTGTTRTVLVYRDDGHQVAFQGFQGGIAIQRDERLTLMAYTTSSVRYEIIDEDGRVESYDADGRLTAIRNIAGLGITLSYDSVGRLAIRGGSAC is encoded by the coding sequence ATGCGACCGAGTCTTCAGACAAGCAGTTTTCGAGGCTTGTTCAGACTTTCCCTAGGCATGTTGTCACTGCGACGAACCTATAACAGCTTTGGCGCACCAGACAAATTGGCAAGCTATTGGTCCATGGGGCTGGCTTGGCGCCACAACTTCGATGTCCGTCTTACGGATTCTGGTACCGGGACTACCAGGACTGTACTGGTGTATCGGGACGACGGTCACCAAGTGGCCTTTCAAGGGTTCCAGGGCGGGATTGCCATTCAACGAGATGAGCGCCTTACGCTGATGGCGTACACCACGTCATCTGTGCGCTATGAGATCATTGACGAAGATGGGCGCGTTGAAAGCTATGACGCCGACGGGCGCCTGACTGCGATTCGCAACATCGCGGGCTTGGGAATCACCCTTTCGTATGACTCCGTTGGCCGCTTGGCTATTAGAGGTGGCTCCGCTTGTTAG
- a CDS encoding IS5 family transposase, translated as MDQMSFGDSEYASKRKRTRREVFLAEMEQVIPWTILLNLIEPVYPKAGNGRRPYPLKVMLKIHLMQNWFGLSDPAMEEALYEIASMRQFASLSLTKPIPDETTILNFRRLLETYELGAEILARVNGYLSRKGLMLKRGTMVDATIIAAPSSTKNAGGERDPEMHQTKKGNEWFFGMKAHIGVDVDSGLVHTVTTTAANEADVNEAEYLLHGKESVVYADAGYTGADKHSSRRGLDWQIARRRSSVKAMPEGRQKRAIEKAEKRKASIRARVEHPFRVVKRQFGYVKVRFKGLAKNTAQILTLFALSNLWMARKRLLAMTGELRPKVA; from the coding sequence ATGGACCAGATGAGCTTCGGCGACTCCGAGTATGCGAGCAAGCGCAAACGGACCCGCCGCGAGGTGTTTCTGGCAGAGATGGAGCAGGTTATTCCCTGGACGATCCTGCTGAACTTGATCGAGCCGGTGTATCCGAAGGCTGGCAATGGGCGGCGACCGTATCCGCTGAAGGTGATGCTGAAGATTCATCTGATGCAGAACTGGTTCGGGCTGAGCGACCCGGCGATGGAAGAAGCGCTGTACGAGATCGCGTCGATGCGCCAGTTCGCGAGCCTATCGTTGACGAAGCCGATCCCGGACGAGACGACGATTCTCAATTTCCGGAGGTTGCTGGAAACCTACGAGCTGGGTGCCGAGATTCTGGCTCGAGTGAACGGCTATCTGTCGCGCAAAGGGCTGATGCTCAAGCGCGGAACGATGGTGGACGCCACGATCATCGCAGCACCGAGCTCGACGAAGAACGCCGGAGGTGAACGAGATCCGGAGATGCATCAGACGAAGAAGGGGAATGAGTGGTTCTTCGGCATGAAGGCGCACATTGGCGTGGATGTCGACTCCGGACTGGTGCACACGGTGACGACAACCGCAGCGAACGAAGCGGATGTGAATGAAGCGGAGTATCTGCTGCACGGCAAGGAAAGCGTGGTCTATGCCGATGCCGGTTACACGGGCGCGGACAAGCATTCGTCGCGCCGAGGATTGGACTGGCAGATTGCTCGTCGACGCAGCAGCGTGAAGGCAATGCCGGAAGGACGCCAGAAGCGTGCGATCGAGAAAGCGGAGAAGCGCAAGGCGAGTATTCGCGCGCGCGTGGAGCACCCGTTCCGTGTCGTGAAGCGTCAGTTCGGCTACGTGAAGGTGCGCTTCAAGGGACTGGCGAAGAACACGGCGCAGATCCTGACGCTGTTCGCGCTATCGAATCTGTGGATGGCGCGAAAGCGATTGCTGGCGATGACGGGCGAGTTGCGTCCGAAGGTGGCATAG
- a CDS encoding S41 family peptidase, producing the protein MRAVVLAACIALAGGVHAETTVAAAHKGDTIDRKTVRRSVSDTVKLLNDVYVYPDTARRVGLEMIDRLEAGAYDRITTRQEFASRIGSELDDLSGDGHLGVLVAEGGEAPTHVMKETTDRFRLNYGFEKLEILPGNIGYLKLNKFFPDDEARNTADHALGFLGGTDALILDLSECKGGSPELVSHMLSYFFAEKTLLWSIVDRNGKSVHDTFSTTGAGPARFQRDYPLIILTGPDTASAAELFAYTLKSFGKARTVGQGTTGIAHIVGALPINEHFVGRFSTYRTINPVTKTDWEGVGIPPDAVADTQKRLDVAVAMARATPAQPQ; encoded by the coding sequence GTGCGCGCAGTGGTACTTGCGGCCTGCATCGCATTGGCCGGGGGCGTCCATGCGGAAACGACTGTCGCGGCCGCGCACAAGGGCGACACGATCGACCGAAAGACCGTACGACGCTCGGTTTCCGATACGGTGAAGCTGCTCAACGACGTCTATGTTTACCCGGATACCGCGCGCCGGGTCGGCCTCGAGATGATCGACCGCCTCGAAGCGGGCGCCTACGACCGCATAACGACCAGGCAGGAATTCGCATCCCGCATCGGCTCCGAACTCGATGATCTGAGCGGCGACGGGCATCTGGGCGTGCTCGTCGCCGAAGGTGGCGAAGCGCCGACGCATGTCATGAAGGAAACAACCGACCGATTCCGGCTGAACTACGGCTTCGAGAAGCTTGAGATCCTTCCCGGCAACATCGGCTACCTCAAACTCAACAAGTTCTTCCCGGATGACGAGGCGCGGAACACGGCCGATCACGCACTGGGATTCCTCGGCGGCACGGATGCCCTGATTCTCGACCTGAGCGAGTGCAAGGGCGGCTCACCCGAGCTCGTGAGCCACATGCTGAGCTACTTCTTTGCCGAGAAGACATTGCTCTGGAGCATTGTCGACCGCAACGGCAAGTCCGTGCATGACACCTTCTCGACGACCGGTGCAGGGCCCGCGCGATTCCAGCGCGACTACCCGCTGATCATTCTGACCGGCCCGGATACCGCCAGTGCCGCAGAATTGTTTGCCTACACATTGAAAAGTTTCGGAAAAGCAAGAACCGTCGGCCAGGGAACGACAGGCATTGCCCACATCGTCGGCGCGCTACCCATCAACGAGCACTTCGTCGGCCGCTTCTCCACTTACAGGACGATCAATCCGGTAACGAAAACCGATTGGGAGGGCGTGGGAATCCCGCCCGATGCCGTAGCCGATACGCAGAAGCGCCTGGATGTCGCTGTCGCGATGGCCCGGGCCACCCCGGCGCAGCCGCAATGA